In one window of Candidatus Bathyarchaeota archaeon DNA:
- a CDS encoding beta-ketoacyl synthase N-terminal-like domain-containing protein — protein MTHNEHSKPIAAIVGAGRTKFGELWYQNPEKLLFEAGLKCIESVDKGLSRKDLQACFFGSFLYQTTNKLGLIPGYMSRELGLNIPISMTEAACASGGSALFNACIAVQSGVYDTVLVGGFEKMTDRSYKMSDDLMFAADPKEFDTGFTFPGLYATMMTRYIYDYGLSDPRCLEALAMIASKNHLHALGNPYAHFRRKFSVEDVMDSTMVADPIRLLHSSPISDGASALIVTSPKTASTLTDTPIYIVASQQASDDVSLFTRESLTSIKTTKLTLTAALSQASLDIGDIHLAEVHDCFTIEEAIFLEDAGFYETGESWKGIHESYESFKGSKHIPYAKEGGELIVNPGGGLKADGHPVGATGIRQAYECFKQLRGEAGGNQVDTPPDIALCHNIGGTGGIATVHILRRDI, from the coding sequence TTGACTCACAACGAACACTCCAAACCAATCGCTGCTATCGTTGGTGCAGGTCGGACCAAATTCGGCGAGTTGTGGTACCAAAACCCAGAGAAACTCCTCTTTGAGGCCGGCCTAAAATGCATTGAGTCAGTGGACAAGGGCCTGAGTCGCAAGGACCTCCAGGCATGCTTCTTTGGGAGCTTCCTATATCAGACCACTAATAAACTGGGGCTCATTCCCGGCTACATGTCCAGGGAGCTCGGTCTTAATATCCCCATCTCCATGACGGAGGCCGCCTGCGCCTCGGGAGGTTCCGCCCTCTTCAACGCGTGCATCGCGGTTCAGTCCGGGGTTTACGACACTGTTTTAGTGGGTGGCTTTGAGAAGATGACAGACAGGTCTTATAAGATGAGCGACGACCTGATGTTCGCCGCTGACCCCAAGGAGTTCGACACCGGCTTCACATTCCCAGGCCTTTACGCTACCATGATGACCAGGTACATCTACGACTATGGGTTAAGTGACCCTCGGTGCCTAGAGGCGCTCGCGATGATTGCCAGTAAGAACCATCTTCATGCCTTAGGGAACCCTTACGCCCACTTCCGCAGAAAGTTTAGCGTGGAGGACGTAATGGACTCCACAATGGTTGCAGACCCTATACGCCTCCTCCACTCCTCTCCTATCTCGGATGGAGCATCAGCTCTAATTGTAACGAGCCCCAAAACAGCGAGTACGCTTACTGATACCCCCATCTACATAGTGGCGAGCCAGCAGGCCAGCGATGACGTCTCCCTGTTCACCCGGGAGAGTCTCACGTCCATTAAAACCACTAAGCTCACACTTACCGCCGCCCTCTCTCAGGCCAGTCTCGACATTGGAGATATACACCTAGCGGAGGTCCACGACTGCTTCACCATTGAGGAGGCTATCTTCTTGGAGGACGCAGGATTCTATGAGACGGGAGAGTCGTGGAAGGGCATCCATGAGAGCTACGAGTCCTTCAAGGGCTCCAAACACATCCCTTATGCGAAAGAGGGCGGAGAACTCATCGTTAATCCGGGGGGCGGCCTCAAAGCTGATGGTCACCCCGTGGGGGCCACCGGTATACGGCAGGCCTATGAGTGCTTCAAGCAACTCCGGGGAGAGGCGGGGGGCAACCAGGTGGACACACCCCCTGATATCGCCCTATGCCACAACATCGGGGGGACGGGGGGTATCGCCACGGTACACATACTTAGGAGGGATATTTGA
- a CDS encoding phosphopantothenate/pantothenate synthetase: protein MPQVKKGIKLKVGNHVSNGHPRSESIRIRERLTRHIETKVLALAGLIAHGRGEAFDYILGEKTTSSAQTSITAAVAMLLLADQPVLSVNGNVAALCARELVDLSNVTGAKLEVNLFHRLPGREEAIEAELKEAGARGILGVDGSANAKMEEVFSDRRTVDPRGIYIADVVFVPLEDGDRTEGLVRMGKKVVTVDLNPISRTAQFADVTIVDNVVRAMPLLVSEAKNLKKESPETLREIVNAYSNRDALSDALKTILKRLAKLSESKVIQK, encoded by the coding sequence ATGCCGCAAGTCAAAAAGGGAATAAAGTTGAAAGTTGGTAATCACGTATCAAATGGTCATCCTCGGTCCGAGTCCATCAGGATCAGGGAAAGACTCACAAGACACATCGAGACCAAGGTTCTAGCACTTGCAGGGCTCATTGCCCACGGCAGGGGGGAGGCTTTTGACTATATCCTAGGGGAGAAGACCACATCTTCAGCGCAGACATCTATAACTGCCGCAGTGGCAATGCTTCTCCTTGCAGATCAACCGGTGTTATCGGTGAACGGGAACGTGGCTGCTCTGTGCGCCAGAGAGCTCGTTGACCTCTCTAATGTAACGGGCGCCAAGCTGGAAGTAAATCTTTTTCATAGGCTCCCCGGAAGGGAGGAAGCCATCGAAGCGGAGCTCAAGGAGGCTGGCGCGAGAGGAATCCTAGGCGTGGATGGATCGGCAAACGCAAAGATGGAGGAGGTCTTTAGTGACCGTCGCACCGTGGACCCTAGAGGGATCTATATAGCCGACGTGGTCTTCGTCCCTCTGGAGGACGGTGACAGGACAGAGGGATTAGTCAGAATGGGGAAGAAGGTCGTAACGGTGGACCTGAACCCAATATCTAGGACGGCCCAGTTTGCGGACGTGACCATAGTCGATAACGTTGTAAGGGCGATGCCCCTGCTAGTATCCGAGGCCAAGAACCTGAAGAAAGAGAGCCCCGAGACTCTGAGGGAGATTGTAAACGCTTACAGCAACAGGGACGCTCTCTCGGACGCTTTGAAAACAATACTCAAGAGGCTAGCAAAACTCTCGGAATCTAAAGTAATCCAGAAATAG
- the ilvB gene encoding biosynthetic-type acetolactate synthase large subunit, which yields MVEMSGSKAFVEGLKRENVNMIFGVTGGAVLPICDELWGSDLRFVMARHEQGAVHMADGYARALGKVGVCLATSGPGATNLVTGIATANIDSAPVVAFTGQVPLKAVGSDAFQEVDIIGITASATKYNIQVRRPSEIPLAIKSAFHIASTGRQGAVLVDLPKDCQINVEDIEFPDEVSFRGYNVNREPDPREMDWAATLISKARRPVVMAGGGVIASNASPEVIKIAGMLMAPVVTSLMGKGSIPSDHPLFAGLCGMHGTGEANMLVSDADVLLVVGARFSDRTTASLEDFSQGSKVIHIDIDRSEVDKNVETVTRVIGDAKLAIQGIIKRLKKLSYQSPTKGDWIKKLKKFRSEYLPPELSETPHMRAPAVLRALRKVLPRNALVTTEVGQCQMWAALYFDSYAPRTFFSSGGLGTMGWGFPAAIGAKAARPDLPVVDIAGDGSFAMTENSLATAVEDDFPVIVVVLNNRMLGMVAQWQRLFYGRRYMAVRQGAYPDFVKLAEAYGAVGVRPETIVDFEKAVQTAIDSNLTTVIDVSIDPEENVFPMVPPGKGLRDILLVA from the coding sequence ATGGTTGAAATGTCTGGTTCTAAGGCCTTCGTAGAGGGCCTCAAACGTGAGAACGTCAATATGATATTCGGTGTCACCGGGGGTGCAGTGCTTCCCATCTGCGACGAGCTCTGGGGGAGTGACCTTAGGTTCGTAATGGCTCGCCACGAGCAGGGCGCGGTCCACATGGCCGATGGATATGCTAGGGCCCTAGGAAAGGTCGGCGTATGCCTCGCCACCTCAGGCCCAGGGGCGACGAACCTCGTCACTGGAATTGCCACGGCGAACATCGACTCTGCCCCTGTTGTAGCTTTTACCGGGCAGGTCCCCCTGAAAGCGGTGGGAAGCGACGCATTTCAAGAGGTGGACATCATCGGTATCACCGCTTCCGCTACAAAGTATAACATCCAGGTGAGGCGCCCCTCTGAGATCCCGCTGGCCATCAAATCAGCGTTCCACATTGCCTCCACGGGGAGGCAAGGAGCCGTCCTGGTGGATCTCCCGAAGGACTGTCAGATCAACGTCGAGGATATTGAGTTCCCCGACGAGGTTAGCTTTAGGGGATACAATGTGAACCGGGAGCCGGATCCCCGGGAGATGGACTGGGCAGCTACTCTCATCTCCAAGGCTCGGAGACCTGTTGTTATGGCAGGGGGCGGCGTTATAGCCTCCAACGCATCGCCTGAGGTCATAAAAATCGCGGGTATGCTTATGGCACCTGTTGTCACGAGTCTCATGGGAAAAGGCTCAATCCCTAGCGATCATCCCCTCTTCGCTGGCCTCTGCGGAATGCACGGCACTGGTGAAGCTAACATGTTGGTCTCAGACGCGGACGTCCTCCTAGTAGTGGGTGCCCGATTTTCGGATAGGACCACTGCCAGCCTTGAGGATTTCAGCCAGGGATCCAAAGTGATCCACATCGACATTGACAGGAGCGAGGTTGATAAGAACGTCGAGACGGTGACCCGGGTGATCGGGGATGCCAAGCTTGCTATTCAGGGTATCATCAAGCGCCTCAAGAAGCTAAGCTACCAGTCCCCTACCAAAGGGGACTGGATTAAAAAACTTAAAAAGTTCCGGTCTGAGTATCTTCCTCCTGAACTCTCCGAAACCCCTCACATGAGGGCACCAGCCGTTTTGAGGGCCCTCAGGAAGGTGCTCCCCAGAAACGCCCTGGTCACCACTGAGGTGGGCCAGTGCCAGATGTGGGCTGCCCTCTATTTTGACTCTTACGCCCCTCGAACCTTCTTTAGCTCCGGCGGTCTCGGGACAATGGGATGGGGCTTCCCTGCTGCCATCGGGGCCAAGGCTGCAAGGCCAGACCTGCCCGTGGTGGACATCGCGGGGGATGGGAGCTTTGCCATGACCGAGAATAGTCTCGCGACCGCCGTTGAGGATGACTTCCCTGTCATTGTTGTGGTCCTTAACAATAGGATGCTGGGGATGGTAGCCCAGTGGCAGAGGCTCTTCTACGGGCGGCGCTACATGGCGGTGAGGCAGGGGGCGTATCCCGACTTCGTGAAGCTCGCGGAGGCCTATGGGGCCGTGGGGGTCCGTCCGGAGACTATCGTCGATTTTGAAAAGGCGGTTCAAACCGCCATAGATAGCAACCTTACCACTGTGATCGATGTATCCATCGACCCCGAGGAGAACGTTTTCCCCATGGTGCCCCCTGGGAAGGGGCTTAGGGATATCCTGCTGGTGGCCTAA
- the ilvN gene encoding acetolactate synthase small subunit produces MPPLNTIAFLVENKAGVLFNVSNMFRRRGFNIESISVGPVEGHQISRMTVSVYANNKELNQIVLQLEKMVDIIKVKRLDKMRSIMREMVLIKVDTVDPMAREETLRHVNAYHGLILHIDAESIIAEVTGESEVIDEFISKTRPIGIEELSRTGVTALEKGNLKL; encoded by the coding sequence ATGCCGCCACTGAATACTATAGCTTTCCTCGTTGAGAACAAGGCAGGAGTTCTCTTCAATGTCTCCAACATGTTCCGGCGTCGGGGCTTTAACATCGAGAGTATCTCAGTAGGGCCCGTAGAGGGCCATCAGATCTCTAGGATGACCGTTTCCGTCTACGCCAACAACAAGGAGCTGAACCAGATCGTTCTCCAGCTCGAAAAGATGGTGGACATCATCAAGGTGAAGCGACTAGACAAGATGCGGAGCATAATGCGGGAGATGGTCCTCATCAAGGTTGACACCGTTGATCCCATGGCCCGGGAGGAGACTCTCCGACATGTGAATGCCTACCACGGCCTCATTCTCCACATCGACGCCGAATCCATCATTGCCGAGGTAACGGGCGAGTCCGAGGTGATCGACGAGTTCATATCCAAGACAAGGCCGATAGGGATTGAGGAACTCTCAAGGACTGGAGTTACCGCCCTAGAGAAGGGAAATCTGAAGCTCTAA
- a CDS encoding isocitrate/isopropylmalate dehydrogenase family protein has translation MYDVAVVPGDGIGKEVVPEAVRALESTGLEFNFHRFDVGYEVFKRDGNPVPNEAIVGIKQNPVCLFGATTTPLGIPNYSSAILTLRKALGVYANIRPAKSCPVRWSRDGVDLVVVRENTEGLYSGIEFGDRDRAYTLRVISLEASERIAKCAFKLAMSRRRQLTLVTKANVLRKTDGLFRDVSLGVAEEHPEVEVNELLVDVAAMHIVMKPQIFDVILAPNLYGDILSDEAAGLVGGLGLAPSASIGDDYALFEPVHGSAPDIAGKGIANPMAAILSAKMMLEHIGEDKWAHKLEAAVISVLMEGKHLTPDIGGNSTTLEVTDAIIKAL, from the coding sequence ATGTATGACGTAGCTGTTGTACCTGGAGACGGTATCGGCAAGGAGGTCGTCCCTGAGGCGGTAAGGGCCTTGGAGAGTACGGGATTGGAATTTAATTTCCATCGCTTCGACGTTGGATATGAGGTCTTCAAAAGGGATGGAAATCCCGTTCCTAATGAGGCGATAGTAGGGATCAAGCAAAACCCCGTATGCCTTTTCGGGGCCACGACAACTCCTTTAGGTATCCCGAACTACAGCAGCGCTATCCTGACTCTTAGGAAAGCATTAGGGGTCTACGCGAACATCAGGCCTGCTAAGAGCTGTCCTGTTAGGTGGTCTAGGGATGGGGTAGACCTTGTAGTGGTCCGTGAGAACACCGAGGGCCTGTATAGTGGGATCGAATTCGGAGACAGGGATCGGGCCTATACTCTCAGGGTGATAAGCTTGGAAGCGTCTGAGAGGATCGCAAAGTGCGCTTTCAAATTGGCGATGAGCAGGCGTAGGCAGCTAACATTGGTGACGAAAGCGAACGTCCTTAGGAAGACTGATGGCCTCTTTAGAGATGTCTCTCTTGGGGTTGCGGAGGAGCACCCAGAGGTGGAGGTAAACGAGCTTTTGGTTGACGTAGCCGCGATGCACATAGTAATGAAGCCTCAGATCTTCGATGTAATCTTGGCCCCCAATCTCTATGGTGATATCCTTTCGGATGAGGCAGCCGGACTGGTTGGGGGACTAGGTCTCGCTCCCAGCGCGAGCATCGGGGATGACTACGCTCTGTTTGAACCTGTCCACGGCTCCGCTCCCGACATCGCAGGGAAAGGTATAGCTAACCCCATGGCTGCCATACTCTCTGCGAAGATGATGCTTGAGCACATTGGGGAAGATAAATGGGCTCACAAATTGGAGGCTGCAGTTATCTCAGTCCTCATGGAGGGCAAGCATCTGACCCCAGACATCGGTGGGAACTCGACTACCCTTGAGGTCACTGACGCGATAATCAAGGCTCTATAG
- the ilvC gene encoding ketol-acid reductoisomerase — protein sequence MIDVYHDKDIDDKILKGKKVAVIGYGSQGRAQALNMKESGVDVIVGLRPGKSWERAEADNMTVKRVIDAANEADVILMLVPDMAQPTVFAEEVSLAMKPGKALQFAHGFNVHFGQIKPPEWIDVIMVAPKAPGPELRRQYEQGFGVPALIAVAQDATGQAKAKALAIAKALGSGRAGVIETTFKDETESDLFGEQAVLCGGTDWLIRRGFKVLTDAGYPPELAYFEVLNELKLIVDLIYKSGISGMYAAVSDTAKFGGMTVGPMIIDDHVEDNMRAALKAIQSGEFSNGWIADYEAGSKEFQRLYDECKNLEIEKVGKRVRQMSGLEK from the coding sequence ATGATTGATGTTTACCACGACAAGGATATAGATGATAAGATTCTGAAAGGAAAGAAGGTAGCCGTCATCGGATACGGTAGTCAGGGAAGGGCCCAGGCTCTAAACATGAAGGAGTCTGGGGTTGATGTTATAGTCGGCCTCAGACCCGGGAAGTCATGGGAGAGGGCCGAGGCAGATAACATGACGGTTAAACGGGTCATTGACGCGGCCAACGAGGCCGACGTGATCCTAATGCTCGTCCCGGACATGGCCCAACCCACAGTATTCGCCGAGGAGGTTTCCCTCGCGATGAAACCGGGGAAGGCCCTTCAGTTTGCTCACGGGTTTAACGTCCACTTCGGGCAGATCAAGCCCCCGGAGTGGATCGACGTCATCATGGTGGCCCCTAAGGCCCCCGGCCCAGAGTTGCGCCGTCAGTATGAGCAGGGCTTTGGGGTCCCGGCGCTCATCGCTGTGGCCCAGGACGCTACAGGCCAGGCCAAGGCAAAGGCTCTGGCCATCGCGAAGGCTCTAGGGTCTGGCAGGGCGGGGGTCATCGAGACCACCTTCAAGGACGAGACAGAGAGCGACCTTTTTGGGGAACAGGCTGTTCTCTGCGGAGGAACCGACTGGCTCATCCGCAGAGGATTCAAGGTGCTCACCGATGCGGGATACCCCCCTGAGCTCGCCTACTTCGAGGTACTCAACGAGCTAAAGCTCATCGTGGACCTTATTTACAAATCGGGGATCAGTGGGATGTACGCCGCCGTCTCAGACACAGCCAAGTTCGGCGGGATGACCGTAGGGCCCATGATTATCGATGACCACGTCGAGGACAATATGAGGGCGGCTCTTAAGGCGATCCAGAGTGGGGAATTCTCGAATGGGTGGATCGCTGATTATGAAGCTGGCTCCAAGGAGTTCCAACGTCTCTATGACGAGTGTAAGAATCTGGAGATTGAGAAGGTTGGGAAGAGGGTCAGGCAGATGTCTGGTTTGGAGAAATAA
- a CDS encoding translation elongation factor-like protein, with protein MPKSLKNVGEVIHYFTRIGVAVVDLSGSLKLGDRIAIKGMTTNYEMTVTSMQVKGADIEEAGAGDDVGMKVDDRVRQGDLVYRLG; from the coding sequence ATGCCGAAAAGTTTGAAGAATGTAGGGGAGGTCATCCACTATTTCACTCGAATCGGTGTCGCTGTAGTGGACCTATCAGGATCACTCAAGTTGGGGGATAGGATCGCGATTAAGGGGATGACTACTAACTATGAGATGACGGTCACCTCGATGCAGGTCAAGGGGGCCGACATTGAGGAGGCGGGGGCGGGGGACGACGTCGGGATGAAGGTTGATGACAGGGTCCGGCAGGGGGACCTCGTTTATAGACTTGGGTAG
- a CDS encoding threonine synthase, translating to MSYFTHLECSKCGHWHDINKVQTVCVECGKPLFARYDLEALKSDVSPADLVGREASMWRYWELLPVKNKANKVSLGEGWTPLTQVKHLGKAIRLPDLWIKDEGIIPTGTFKARGLAMAVSKAKELGIEKIALPSAGNAAGAMAAYGARARMESYVFMPVDAPDVNKIECQIVGAKVFLVNGLITDAGKMVADGIPDMGWFPLSTLKEPYRVEGKKTMGIEVVEQFEWSLPDVIIYPTGGGTGIIGMWKVFDELEELGWIGSERPKMVSVQASGCAPIPKAFEEEKGESEFWQNAETLATGLRVPHALGDFLVLNAARESGGSALAVTDDEIIDGIGQIAKEEGLFVCPEGAATFAALKYLIDDGKVDKDEKVVLFNTGSGIKYTTLFEIDAPVFDIGEKIDYKNL from the coding sequence ATGAGCTATTTCACGCATCTAGAATGTTCAAAATGCGGCCACTGGCACGATATCAACAAGGTCCAGACCGTCTGCGTTGAGTGTGGAAAGCCCCTCTTCGCGAGGTACGACCTCGAGGCGTTGAAGAGCGACGTCTCCCCCGCCGACCTCGTAGGTAGAGAAGCGTCGATGTGGAGGTATTGGGAGCTCCTCCCGGTGAAAAACAAGGCCAATAAGGTCAGCCTTGGCGAGGGCTGGACCCCCCTTACCCAGGTGAAGCACCTTGGTAAGGCCATCAGGCTTCCTGACCTTTGGATCAAGGACGAGGGAATTATCCCCACAGGGACGTTCAAGGCCAGGGGCCTAGCGATGGCAGTCTCTAAGGCTAAAGAGCTAGGCATCGAGAAAATCGCCCTCCCTTCTGCAGGGAATGCCGCCGGAGCGATGGCAGCCTACGGGGCCAGAGCTAGGATGGAGAGCTATGTCTTCATGCCTGTAGACGCCCCCGATGTCAACAAGATCGAATGCCAGATCGTAGGTGCCAAGGTTTTTCTAGTAAACGGGCTCATCACTGACGCCGGTAAAATGGTAGCTGATGGGATCCCCGATATGGGTTGGTTCCCTCTATCTACGCTGAAGGAACCCTATCGGGTTGAGGGAAAGAAGACAATGGGCATTGAGGTGGTCGAGCAGTTTGAATGGAGCCTCCCAGATGTTATCATCTATCCCACGGGTGGGGGCACAGGTATCATTGGGATGTGGAAGGTCTTTGACGAGCTCGAAGAACTGGGTTGGATTGGGAGCGAGCGCCCAAAAATGGTCTCAGTCCAGGCGTCTGGATGCGCCCCAATACCTAAAGCCTTCGAAGAGGAGAAGGGGGAATCCGAGTTCTGGCAGAATGCCGAGACCCTCGCTACTGGTCTTCGGGTGCCTCACGCCCTCGGCGACTTTCTGGTCCTTAATGCCGCTAGGGAGAGTGGAGGATCAGCATTGGCTGTGACTGATGACGAGATCATAGACGGAATTGGACAGATTGCTAAAGAGGAGGGGCTTTTCGTCTGCCCCGAAGGGGCCGCCACATTTGCAGCCCTCAAATATCTTATTGACGACGGAAAAGTAGACAAGGATGAGAAGGTGGTACTGTTCAACACAGGCTCCGGCATAAAATACACTACCCTCTTTGAGATAGATGCACCCGTCTTCGATATTGGAGAAAAGATCGACTACAAAAACCTATAG
- a CDS encoding 3-isopropylmalate dehydratase, giving the protein MRAWKFGDDINTDLITPGRFNVTTDKAKLGKIAFIEYRPEFSKEVREGDIIVGGMNFGCGSSREHSPIAIKAAGIKAVVAKSFGRIFFRNSVNIGLPIFICKGVDGIDDADDIEIDISTGEISNATRGTLIQAEPLPRFIQMIVDKGGLINFLRDEGYV; this is encoded by the coding sequence ATGAGGGCCTGGAAGTTTGGGGATGACATCAACACTGACCTCATCACCCCGGGGAGGTTCAACGTTACCACAGATAAGGCCAAGCTAGGGAAAATTGCGTTCATCGAGTATAGGCCGGAGTTTTCAAAGGAGGTCCGAGAGGGGGACATCATTGTCGGAGGGATGAACTTTGGCTGCGGGTCTTCCAGGGAGCACTCACCAATTGCCATAAAGGCTGCTGGGATAAAGGCTGTTGTGGCCAAGTCCTTTGGGCGCATCTTCTTCAGGAACTCAGTGAACATCGGCCTGCCAATATTCATCTGTAAGGGGGTGGATGGAATTGATGATGCTGATGACATTGAGATCGATATCAGTACGGGCGAGATCAGCAACGCTACGAGGGGGACGCTGATCCAGGCTGAACCCCTCCCAAGATTCATCCAGATGATAGTGGATAAGGGGGGACTGATTAATTTTCTCCGGGATGAAGGATATGTATGA
- a CDS encoding 3-isopropylmalate dehydratase large subunit: protein MGSTITEKLLANASHVAEASAGDYLVADLDYVMVHDSTGPLAFQGVSEIGKGVFDKDRVILVFDHFYPAPSVDAASLHKISREFVKSEEISNFRSDGVCHQLLVEDYVSPGDIVVGADSHTCTQGALGAFSTGLGSTDAAGAIATGKCWFRVPESIKIEVSGSPGKGVYAKDMILTIIGELGSDGALYKAVEFGGDYVRDSSVPSRITLCNMAVEMGAKNGVIEADDKTVSYLGREGKTFRSDRNAVYADEIEFDINNVEPQIACPSEVDNVMPVTEVDDVAIDQAYIGTCTNGRLEDLRVSADILKGNQVHPDVRLVVIPATTRIYLKAFNKGYIQTILQAGGVVPNPGCGPCIGRWGGVLADGETCITTQNRNFTGRMGHPSSKIYLASPATVAASALTGTIMDPRGFL, encoded by the coding sequence ATGGGATCAACGATTACAGAGAAGTTACTGGCCAATGCATCACACGTGGCTGAGGCCTCTGCTGGGGACTATCTCGTGGCAGACCTAGACTATGTGATGGTCCACGACTCCACTGGTCCTCTCGCCTTCCAGGGAGTCTCCGAGATTGGGAAGGGGGTATTTGATAAGGATAGAGTCATCCTTGTCTTCGACCATTTCTACCCAGCGCCTTCAGTGGACGCGGCTAGCCTCCACAAGATTTCAAGGGAGTTCGTCAAGTCGGAGGAGATCTCCAACTTCCGCAGCGACGGCGTTTGTCACCAGTTACTGGTTGAGGACTACGTCTCCCCTGGAGATATTGTTGTGGGGGCAGACTCTCACACATGCACACAGGGCGCCCTTGGGGCGTTCAGTACCGGGTTGGGGTCAACAGACGCCGCCGGTGCCATAGCTACCGGAAAATGCTGGTTTAGGGTGCCGGAAAGCATAAAAATAGAAGTTTCGGGGTCCCCCGGGAAGGGTGTCTATGCAAAAGATATGATTCTAACCATCATAGGGGAGCTTGGGAGTGATGGAGCTCTTTATAAGGCGGTGGAGTTTGGTGGTGACTACGTGAGGGATTCAAGCGTCCCCTCTAGGATCACCCTCTGCAATATGGCCGTCGAGATGGGGGCTAAGAACGGCGTAATCGAGGCTGACGACAAGACCGTGAGTTATCTGGGGAGGGAGGGGAAGACCTTCAGGAGCGATCGAAACGCCGTCTATGCCGATGAGATAGAGTTCGACATCAATAATGTTGAGCCTCAGATCGCATGTCCTTCAGAGGTAGACAACGTTATGCCTGTGACCGAGGTTGATGATGTGGCAATAGATCAGGCATACATAGGAACATGCACCAACGGTAGGCTGGAGGACCTCAGGGTTTCAGCGGATATCCTCAAGGGGAACCAGGTCCATCCCGACGTGAGGCTTGTCGTGATACCTGCAACAACCAGGATTTATCTGAAAGCCTTCAACAAGGGCTATATACAGACCATACTCCAGGCGGGGGGAGTTGTCCCGAACCCGGGGTGTGGACCATGCATAGGTCGGTGGGGTGGTGTCCTGGCCGACGGAGAGACATGCATCACTACCCAAAACCGGAATTTTACAGGGAGGATGGGCCACCCAAGTTCCAAAATATACCTAGCTTCTCCCGCTACGGTCGCGGCTTCTGCTCTAACGGGGACAATAATGGACCCAAGAGGGTTTCTATGA